Proteins co-encoded in one Desulfovibrio inopinatus DSM 10711 genomic window:
- a CDS encoding response regulator → MFFSSIQSRLLAAFLAVAAVAVFSTIVGWVSVAGTKNRTAYIVSTALPAVIDSQLLSRKISDVAQLAGDLIFVSTQDERKRIISSLEEHVSTIEQYRQELERIGFSTQAVTQLKGAVATMQQNVAHQNDLSSQAITSRQQFEELLAATRTKHSQFIQAAENRVATLAADNQFEISFGDRDGGQTSTDRTHRYTGDWPSLERLDKTATLVQKALGDLSSEELKSILALTMAVHMAAGLYNELDGATSQDALARMQLRFERIDSIATKHMEILQPIAGNSDIIAEASDFFSAGRNLKNVFTMRSIALSARSYALDYAKENRTVVQQTAELIDAMTVTARTDAQQAAAQLHSSLNRAQFFQTSTAVLALFVTVFIGFGYVRGNVLKRLLNLRRVMRFQSTGTDVPIPVEGDDELGDMAAALRIFVDERRQAEIQLRQAMEEAENATLAKSRFLANMSHEIRTPINGIMGMSQILERTELTAQQHDYIHKVFISAKTLLMLVNDILDFSKIEAGRLELEQTEFSLDELLDGLTDTVGVKASDKGVELLIDIDPKAPHRLLGDPLRLGQVLMNLVSNAVKFTDEGDIVVAAHLCSNTESRPGYVCLRFSVKDTGIGIDASQREKVFDSFSQADASTTRRYGGTGLGLSICKNLVEIMGGEIAVESTPGHGSLFYFDIELMRADLSGSAIGPDVPDFSMRTALIVDDNPTAIKIFVSMLEPTGMRVLVAHGGQEAVDILEQLADENSHVDIVLMDWRMPDMDGIATMESIAVSSRLQVVPTVLMITAFGNDEVLKKARAVGMSGVVRKPVRSAVLFSTIADVLDAKSWDEVGGGAARYAKISFRDDFRGYRILLVEDNDINREVARFMLEGAGVDVETATNGRDAIELVTSSRFDLVLMDIQMPEMDGLTAVKLIRQDPNYRNLPIVAMTAHALAEDHAKSLEAGMNDHLVKPVEYDALYAMLEKWLDRTTGAQRASFSSDEHEERDDLGHLPGINVERALSRFGGNQAKLRHLLVDFFEENLGVVEDLSAARQEARFDDIGRMAHTVKSTAGLLGAESASRAAGELEQAIRKGDTVYIDISLDRFGKALQTVLTGLAGVHRTKPESAATFSQDRARELLVQLEPYIASSDARAMAILDELEAMCVDTTYARMVRAVREHFNDLEIDAALEGVGVLTQALQYA, encoded by the coding sequence ATGTTTTTTTCGAGTATTCAATCCCGCTTACTTGCTGCGTTTTTGGCTGTTGCTGCTGTTGCTGTATTCTCGACGATTGTGGGTTGGGTGTCTGTCGCCGGAACAAAAAATCGGACAGCGTACATTGTCTCCACAGCTTTGCCTGCGGTGATCGATTCTCAGTTGCTATCCAGAAAAATTAGCGACGTTGCACAACTTGCTGGCGATCTCATTTTTGTTTCAACACAGGACGAGCGAAAACGTATTATTTCATCTCTTGAAGAGCACGTATCGACCATTGAACAATACCGGCAGGAGCTGGAGCGCATTGGGTTTTCCACGCAGGCAGTCACACAGCTCAAAGGTGCTGTTGCCACAATGCAGCAGAATGTTGCCCATCAAAACGATTTGTCATCTCAGGCTATTACCAGCAGACAACAATTTGAGGAGCTGCTTGCCGCGACACGAACGAAACATTCCCAATTTATTCAGGCTGCCGAAAATCGAGTCGCAACACTCGCGGCAGATAACCAATTCGAAATTTCCTTTGGTGATAGGGATGGGGGGCAAACATCAACGGATCGAACACATCGCTACACAGGGGATTGGCCATCACTCGAACGACTCGATAAAACCGCCACCCTTGTTCAAAAGGCGCTTGGTGATCTTTCGTCAGAAGAGCTCAAATCCATTCTCGCTTTAACGATGGCTGTCCATATGGCCGCCGGTTTATACAACGAACTCGATGGAGCAACATCTCAGGATGCATTGGCTCGTATGCAATTACGATTTGAACGTATCGACTCCATTGCGACAAAGCATATGGAGATACTTCAACCCATTGCAGGGAATTCTGATATTATTGCCGAAGCGAGTGACTTTTTTTCTGCAGGGCGCAATTTGAAGAACGTTTTTACAATGCGCTCCATTGCGTTGAGTGCTCGGTCGTATGCGTTGGACTACGCCAAAGAAAATCGTACTGTTGTGCAACAAACTGCCGAGCTCATCGATGCGATGACAGTGACTGCACGCACAGATGCGCAACAGGCAGCGGCACAATTACACTCCAGCTTGAACCGGGCACAATTTTTTCAAACATCGACAGCAGTCTTGGCGCTTTTTGTCACGGTGTTTATCGGGTTCGGATATGTTCGAGGCAATGTACTGAAACGATTATTGAATCTTCGGCGCGTTATGCGATTCCAATCAACGGGAACAGATGTTCCCATTCCGGTTGAAGGCGATGACGAGCTTGGAGATATGGCAGCGGCTTTGCGTATTTTTGTTGATGAACGACGACAAGCCGAGATTCAGCTTCGTCAAGCAATGGAAGAGGCTGAAAATGCAACCCTGGCGAAGAGTCGCTTCTTGGCGAATATGAGCCATGAAATACGGACACCGATCAACGGTATTATGGGGATGAGCCAAATTCTCGAACGGACTGAACTGACAGCACAGCAGCACGATTATATTCATAAAGTATTTATTTCCGCCAAAACCCTCTTGATGCTTGTCAATGACATTCTCGATTTCTCAAAAATTGAAGCTGGTCGGCTCGAACTTGAGCAAACCGAATTTTCCTTGGATGAGCTTTTAGATGGATTGACCGATACTGTTGGTGTCAAGGCTTCGGACAAGGGCGTAGAATTACTGATTGATATTGATCCGAAAGCTCCGCACAGGCTTCTTGGAGATCCTTTGCGATTGGGACAGGTGCTCATGAATCTCGTTTCCAATGCCGTCAAGTTCACGGATGAGGGGGACATTGTGGTTGCTGCCCATCTCTGCAGCAATACCGAATCGCGTCCAGGTTATGTTTGTTTGCGATTTTCCGTAAAGGATACCGGCATAGGAATCGATGCTTCACAGCGGGAAAAAGTTTTCGATTCGTTCAGTCAAGCCGATGCTTCGACAACACGACGTTACGGTGGGACTGGACTCGGCCTCTCCATCTGTAAAAACCTTGTGGAGATTATGGGCGGAGAAATTGCTGTAGAATCAACACCGGGACATGGGAGTTTGTTTTATTTTGATATTGAACTCATGAGAGCGGATTTAAGTGGGAGTGCAATAGGACCTGACGTACCTGATTTTTCGATGCGTACTGCACTTATCGTGGATGACAACCCAACTGCTATCAAAATATTTGTATCCATGCTTGAACCGACCGGTATGCGTGTTCTGGTCGCTCATGGAGGCCAGGAGGCGGTGGATATTCTTGAGCAGCTGGCTGATGAAAATAGTCATGTTGATATTGTGCTCATGGACTGGAGAATGCCGGACATGGACGGTATCGCTACAATGGAATCGATTGCCGTATCGTCTCGACTCCAAGTTGTCCCAACCGTCTTGATGATAACGGCGTTTGGTAATGACGAGGTACTCAAAAAAGCGCGTGCAGTCGGCATGTCCGGGGTGGTGCGTAAACCCGTCCGCTCGGCTGTTTTATTTTCGACTATAGCCGACGTGTTGGACGCGAAGTCCTGGGACGAAGTCGGTGGTGGCGCTGCCCGCTATGCCAAAATAAGCTTTCGAGATGATTTTCGTGGGTATCGGATTCTTCTTGTCGAAGACAACGATATTAATCGAGAGGTTGCTCGTTTCATGCTTGAAGGCGCCGGGGTGGACGTGGAGACGGCTACGAATGGACGAGATGCTATAGAACTCGTGACGTCATCGCGTTTTGATCTTGTGCTTATGGATATTCAGATGCCGGAAATGGACGGCCTGACGGCGGTTAAGCTTATCCGACAAGATCCGAATTATAGGAACCTCCCCATCGTCGCTATGACCGCGCACGCATTGGCGGAGGATCACGCAAAGAGCCTTGAAGCCGGAATGAATGATCATCTTGTGAAACCGGTTGAATATGATGCGCTTTATGCCATGCTGGAAAAATGGCTTGATCGGACAACCGGAGCACAGCGCGCATCCTTCTCGTCAGATGAGCACGAAGAGCGGGATGATTTGGGACATCTCCCAGGAATCAACGTAGAACGAGCATTATCGCGTTTTGGTGGGAATCAGGCTAAATTGCGGCACTTACTCGTCGATTTTTTTGAAGAAAATCTTGGTGTCGTTGAAGACTTGTCGGCGGCCCGACAAGAGGCTCGTTTCGACGACATTGGACGTATGGCACACACTGTCAAGTCGACAGCCGGTTTATTAGGAGCTGAGTCCGCGTCCCGAGCGGCTGGAGAGTTGGAACAGGCTATCCGTAAAGGGGACACGGTATATATCGATATATCCCTTGACCGGTTTGGTAAGGCGCTTCAAACTGTATTGACGGGGTTGGCTGGTGTGCACCGGACAAAGCCTGAGAGCGCCGCAACATTTTCTCAAGATCGAGCTCGGGAGCTGCTCGTGCAACTTGAACCGTATATTGCGTCGTCCGACGCACGGGCCATGGCAATTCTCGATGAACTTGAAGCCATGTGCGTGGATACGACTTATGCCAGAATGGTGCGTGCTGTGCGCGAGCATTTCAACGATTTGGAGATTGATGCGGCTCTGGAAGGGGTCGGCGTACTGACGCAGGCATTGCAGTACGCATGA
- a CDS encoding diguanylate cyclase, whose translation MHDEEYTILIVDDEYINRVALAELLTPYYRVILAKNGDQAMELATSAARPDLILLDVVMPEQSGYDVLRRLRNEERTKDIPVIFVTALSGDDDEEKGLLLGAVDYIVKPFRPAIVRARVRNHLHSVRMRKELEQLVNRDGLTEIANRRHFDIFLDKAWRHAQRSEEPLSVILLDVDHFKKYNDHYGHGAGDEALKKLAGVLESSVRRPYDLAARYGGEEFAVILPNTDALSAQGRAETIRTAIYNLHIDHVASPTNTVLTVSLGGATLPPLPSPNTIDTFLKRVDASLYDAKRNGRNTVAWNAETL comes from the coding sequence ATGCATGATGAAGAATATACGATTTTAATCGTAGACGATGAATACATCAATCGTGTGGCTTTGGCCGAGCTTCTTACACCGTATTATCGCGTCATTTTAGCAAAAAACGGCGATCAAGCCATGGAGTTGGCAACTTCGGCAGCTCGACCAGACTTGATCCTGCTTGATGTCGTCATGCCGGAACAATCGGGATATGATGTGTTGCGAAGACTCCGTAATGAAGAGCGGACCAAGGATATTCCGGTCATTTTCGTGACCGCTCTTTCTGGCGACGACGATGAAGAAAAAGGGCTTCTGCTGGGGGCTGTCGATTATATTGTGAAGCCATTTCGGCCAGCCATTGTTCGTGCTCGAGTTCGCAATCATCTACACTCTGTGCGAATGCGAAAAGAGCTGGAACAGCTCGTGAATCGGGACGGGTTGACGGAAATTGCTAACCGTCGGCATTTTGATATATTTTTGGATAAGGCTTGGCGACATGCACAACGTTCTGAAGAGCCTCTTTCTGTTATTTTGCTCGATGTTGACCATTTTAAAAAATACAATGATCATTATGGACACGGTGCTGGCGATGAAGCATTGAAAAAACTCGCGGGTGTACTCGAATCGTCGGTGCGTCGGCCATACGATCTGGCTGCACGATACGGAGGGGAAGAATTCGCTGTTATCTTACCCAATACCGATGCGCTCTCCGCACAAGGTCGTGCAGAAACCATTCGCACAGCTATTTATAATCTTCATATTGACCATGTCGCGTCGCCAACGAACACCGTTTTAACGGTCTCTCTCGGTGGCGCAACGCTACCACCACTTCCATCTCCCAATACGATTGATACATTCTTGAAAAGGGTCGACGCAAGTTTGTACGATGCCAAGCGAAATGGCCGTAACACTGTTGCATGGAATGCTGAAACATTATGA